Part of the Mangifera indica cultivar Alphonso chromosome 4, CATAS_Mindica_2.1, whole genome shotgun sequence genome, ACTACTAGAACCACACCGTTTCAACTTGTTTACGGCATGAACCCACGCACACCCTTGGATACAATTTCGTTGCCTCTACCACAACGAACTAGTGAAGCTGGACTTGATTTTGTAGCTCACATGGTGTCCATTCACGAGGAGGTTCGGAGGAAGATTGCTCTTCAAACTGACGCATATGCCCAACATGCCAATCTAAGAAGACAAGATAAACAGTTTGTCGTTGGAGATCAAGTGATGATTCGCTTACGCCAAGAACGATTTCCTCCTGGAAGTTACAGCAAGCTTCATGCTCGTAGAGCCGGTCCATTCCGGGTTTTGAAGAAATTGGGTCCAAATGCTTATGTGATTGACCTTCCACCTGACTATTCCATCAGCTCTGTTTTTAACGTGGAAGATTTGACAGAATTCAAGGGTGAAGAAGTCCCTCCAAACTCTTTAACCGACACTCCTATTCGAATTCCTTCCTCTTCTAAGCAAGATGATACTGTAAGTGCCATTTTAGACCACCAATTCGTGTCCACACGTAGAGGAGGTTACTACAAATTTCTGGTTCGTTGGACAAATAAACCTATTTATGAATCAGTTTGGTTGCAAGGTGAAGAAATTAATCGTCTCAATGTTGATTTGTATAACGCCTACGTACAGAAATACTTGTCGGAGGCAAGTTCTTTGGGAGGGAGGCAATTGATGCAGTTGCATGGCATACATGGACACTAGCATGGGTGGTTACTTCGTAACATGGGCAGTCACGTGGTTGACCAAGTCTTTACTGTTTTATTGTCAGTTAAATAATAGCCCACTTTCCCCTATTTATGTGAACAAACTGTGGAACATGGGTCCTTGATTTGTGTTTATTTGTTATTAGTTGTTGATGCACATTTGTTAGTGcttaaaattctcattttcgTTTCTGTATTAGATGGCTATTTAAGGCCCTGTTATGATGAATAAAGACAGATTAGTTTTAGTAAACCCTGTTATTTATTGGAGAGATTCCAATTAGTTCCCTCGAGATTTTGGTGAGATTCTGAAATCCTgagagttaattttttttttttttaaagtgtcATCACTGAAAATTCTCCCGGCGATGAACTGCTACAATTGTATAGCAAAACATGGGCAGTTTGTTTAGAAAGAAGCGCGAACCAGTCCTCAGGAAGTGACACATTTTGGATGCAATGACTGGAAAGATTTATACAGGAGGTACTGTTAGCGTTTGAGACGCGAAGAATTCGGTTCTTGCAGAAGATTTGGTGGATAATGTAGTCGATATTGTGCAAGTTCAGAACTGGTTTTCCTTGGCTATTGCATGAGACTTCAAATCTGGAATAGCCATAGAAAGATTGCTGTTTGTCCCGGATGTAAAACGGGAAGGTTATGTTTTGTCCATCGCCACAAGTTTCACGACGCACACAGGCTTCATAAAAAGGGTCCACTTTGTCCAAAACTGTTGCTGAAAGAGTACAAAGAATGAAAACACAGAAGCCTGGAACTTGATTCTTCATCTGGGGATGATGAAATTGTGAAGAAGGGTAGAAAGAGGACTTATTAAAAGCTAAGAGAAACCATCACTATTTATTGAAATGAGACCAGCTATCCGGTTTTTCACTTTCAGAAGACTTGCAAGATCAAATTGACAAAAAGTCAAAGCTGTCATGCGGCAtcgtacatattttttattgaccAACGTTGCCAACCAGAAAATCACTgttaaacaaacaaattaatcttgAATCCAAATTGTCAAGGTAACTGTAAATTCAAAATGAccgaatttgaatttgaactaaactaatttaaatcagATCTGTAAGAAAAATGTTATAGGCATTTACTAGGATGACCGATACATAACATAAAGGAAAATTCCAAGAACAGGGAAAGTGCCACAGTCCTAAGATTGATAATTAATGGGACATTAACTAGATTGATTTTTCTAACATCACCCATTGTCGTAGAAAGCGTCACTGAGAAGATTTGGGCCAACTGCACAGGCAAGCGCATAGGAGACCATTTTCTGCTCACCACCAAGAAAAAATTGTATGATCTTTGGGAAGGGGCAACAGTGCATGACAGCGGGGCATTTGCTTGAGCTGTTTTGCCAGATCAATCATGTCTGGCCTATCTTCTTCTGAATGTGATACACGTTTGAAGGCCAATTAGCAGATCAAGACGAAGATGAAAAAAAGGTGAGTTTTGAGTCTCAGAGAGATTAGTTACAAAATGAGAAGCAGAATGAACATAACCAGAAAAGAGGTTCAGAAGACTTTGCTTCAAAAGTATATAGGAAATCACAATGAAGTTCTCTAGATTTATGACAAATTGACAATAAGTTCAAACGATGACTCAAGGTTAATATATGagttctaattaaaatattatggtaAACTGTAGGGGAAAACTCACTGCAAAAATCATAGAGATAGGTTTACATATTTATTCactaattttctttaatatttattgcCTTATAATTCATTCAAGTTGTTGGTTTACTTTAGAAATAGGATGcttataagttatataaattggTGGTAAAGAATTAATACGGTGACatgtttttttagtttttgaatctATGGAGATctgaaaatattcttaaaagggatggaaaagaaaaaaaataaataaataaataagaaatgacATAGAGTAAATATTAAGATCCCTTATTCCCTTACAAGGATCCCatttaagttgattttattcaattcaactattgaccaaaagaaaagaaaatattaataaatgaataaaactatgtgtaaaaagaaattgtataaacttatttatacaaacaaaaatgatagtttatgattggataatataactttttttttctgttcaaaACTACCCAATCAATTACTATTTTATGAATACATTTGTACATTACTATATATAGTATTAcacttaataaataagaaattgtaTGGCCTTACCTTAATCAAGTCATCTGTGGACAATGACAGATGAAAGAAaggattagaaaattttagaaaaaaggaaattcaTGGAAACAGGTCCctacaaaaatagataaatttcacCATCATCAATATTCAAACTGATTACTGTATCTTGATTCCGAAATGCTGTCCCAATTTCCAGCTTATGTTTTCTTGAAGAAGCTTCTTCCCACAGGACAAGCCGTTATCTTTGCTGCCTTGTTCACACTATTTTGGAAAGTTCTTACAACAGACTCCTTTTTGTCAAAATCAACAGATCATTGGATGACTCTTAATCTCTTGTTTCAGACCAATCCTAATACCTGTCATCAACGTGGTCTTCAAGTGACCTTAATTTGTCCTAGCATTGCCAGTGGCATAGTCATTAACCTTTTCATAGTTGTTTTTGTCATGCAATATGATGTAAATGATTGTTTGTATAGGTTGAGCATGAGGAACTGGCTTAGGACTTCTTTTGGTCTTTTTGATGCTATTAATTTTTGTACGGGTTTTCTCTTAAACTATCATTGTTGAAACTTTGATAGGGCTTTAAGAGAAGACATCCCTAGTTTTGTATAGTCTTTTCTTGGATGGTGAAGTTAGTTTTAACTTGTTTCTACTATCCTGCTGTTAGACACGGTGAGCCTAATTTGTTCCCGGACTCTCTTCTGTACATTCGTTGTTTTTGTCTATATgcattatttaccaaaaaaaaaatgaactgaTTGTTATGGGCAAATTTAGTCACCTTGTAAGATTGCTACAATATTTTACCCGATAGTATTACAATGGCATCGGCTGGAGACCTTTTCTATGAATCTGACATTGGCTGgagttgatgaaaatttgacaaaaatggtataaatgattacatGCATGTTTACTGTAAAGAAAACACACATTTATAGTttgcatcatcatcataattgacagaagaattaaatcAGAATATATTTTTCCAAGTGCAATCTGTCTCAGTCTCAATTCAATTGTGAAGGTCTGAAAGAAAAGCGAAACAATGGCATCATTACTTCTTATCAATGGATTTGacaataggccaaacgactatttcccacccaaggtttgatgttttctcaaatgtccctcctttaactatggaaacaccaaacacccacctatgatcggttagatttaacaaaaccctaacgcctgaaaattttatctctttttgcccccctaaactttaaaaactaaaatttaccctcagcctaagtttaaaaaaatggcaatttcaccctagggtttggttttgaaatctccgacgatcgttccggctccattgccgacgacctctccctcccgaagcagtctCTCCTTCCGAcaaatgctttcctcccatttggaggctcgatcgactTCGTCTttgccttgggagacgaagaacttcatcggggaagacgaagttcttcgtcttcccagatgaagacgaagccgtcgtttTCCCAGTTGAAGATGACGGCTTCATCTTCGCCTGGGAAggcgaagaacttcatcttccccgacgaagttctttgtctcccaaggcgaagacgaagctgatcgagcctccaaatgggaggaaagcattcgccggaaggagaggctacTTCGGGAGAGAAAGGCCGTCGATAATGGAGTCGGAacggtcaccggagatttcaaaaccaaaccctagggtgaaactgccattttttaaaacttaggctgagggaaaattttagtttttaaagtttaggggggcaaaattaaattctattttagtttatttttaatattatagcaaaaatgatgattttacccttaccacctttagggttttattaaatctaaccagccataagtaggtgtttggtgtttccatagctaaagggtggaaacttgagaaaacatcaaaccttgggtgggaaatagtcgtttggccttgacAATATATAAAGAGTAGGAGACAATTCTGCTCACTTGTCCGTCAGTACCATTGTTTTCGTCTATGCTTTCGAAAATTGGAAGTTAATTCCAGGTAGTCTAAGTAACACGCTGTCAAATAGGATTCTTGATATTATAAATTGGTGGTAAAGAATTGTGTAAAGACTCTGGAAtctgtttaaaaaatttaaccaatgATTTAAAATCCAAATATGAAACCAGTCAAACCTAAAAACCAACTTAATCTAGGATATTAGAATACATTGTGAATCTTAACTCAATTGAGCAAACCCTACCAAATTACGATTCAACTACCAGTTCAACCGTATCTGGTCCCAGCTATTGTATAGCTTGACCAGGCACTACCATGCCACAcaactttgtttatttttagtttttttttttttacttttttttttagtattattattaatttgcatAAGAAACCCTAAAAGCTGCTTGTCTGTCTGCATGCATGCAAACCTCTTAACGGCCCAattccttaaaattaaaaattataaggttttatatatatataagggcatTTAAAGGCCCAATTCTTTAAATCCACAAATGTAACCCACTTCTTTAAACCATGCAaactttcaatatatatatatatatatatatatatataaaagggcgTTTAGAGGCCCAATTCTTTAAATCCACAAATGCAAGCCCACTTCTTTAAAACCGTGCATACTTTCAAGCTAGTGAAGTGAACCAGAAATCTAAATGAATTAtataaggtaataaaataaaatttgtgaataaaataaatatgtaaaccaGTTCTTGAAATTAAGCTAAATGTTTGTATGTTTATTAGTTTTCTTCTTCTAGAAGGCATTCAGTTTCAAAATCAGCTTTTTATTGAAGCAAATAGCTAGAATTATGGCCAACATTGGAAGTACAATCGCTCTACAATAAGTGAAATGATTCATCAAACCGTATGAAACTTTTTGTGAACATGTAATGAGGAAGGATTTGAATGCAATGCATAACCCTTCTCTAACATTTGAGCAACACTTAATAAGTTATGATTGATTTGAGGAACATAAAGAACATCATTGATCACCTTAATGCCTATTGGAGACTCAATGAGGACTGCACCTTTTCCTTTTACATTTAGCAGCTCGCCATTTTTTATCTTCACTTTGAAGGTGTAAGTGCAGTCAAGCTTCACCAATAGATCGTTGTTCATACGTCATATGGTTTGAACATCCACTATCTATTAGCCAAGTTGAATGTTCTTCTGTAGTGTCACAATTAGACACCACAAACAAATGTTCACTTGTTTcattttgcttctccacttctTGGACTTGCTGACTTTGTTGAAATGAGCTGCTTTCTTTACTTTTGTAGACTTTATCAACATGCCCAAATTGGTTACAGATCCTACATTTAGCATTAGGTTTGTGCCAACAAAAATTTGGAGAGTGGCCTCTCTTTTTGCAATGAGGACACGGTTGATACCTTCCTTTCTTATCTCCAGATTTCTGGCTCTCACTTCCAGCTTGtttccatttttcctttttttcaccAAAGAATTTTTTATGAGGACTGTTGTTAGACttcttctcatttgttttaGCACTAAAAACACCTTCTATGTTTTCTTCTTGCCTTCTCAAAGCTCTCCTTTGGTCTTCAACTTTCAAGGCATTAACCACTTCAGATAaagttaactttgaaaaattttagagacttcaagagaagatatcttgGCCTCATACCTTTCTGAAATGCTCACCaagattttttcaacaattctttCATCAGATAATTTTTCTCCCATCAATCTAATCTGATTAACAATCTTCATGGTTCTGTTAGCATATTCTTGTATGGATTCAGTCTCCTTTATCTTAAGTACTTCAAACTCTCTTCTGAGATTCAAGGCCATCATCTGCCTTGACCTTTCATTACCCTAAGAGTCTTCTTAGAGCTTGTCCTAGACCTCTTTGACAGTTTCACAAGCAACAATCTTTGTGAATACTACATCTGTTACACCCTGATGAAGACTGGACAGTGCTCTAGGAGTTTTAGTTACGTCTTCTTCATGCTGTCTGATTTGATTTAGAGTAGGATTCGGCCCCAAAGGAGGAGGCTGCTTTTCCTCCTTAACATAATGCCACAATCCAACTCCTCTAAGGAAGGCTTTCATCTTTACTGCCCAAATATGATAGTTTTCTCCATTGTGTACAGGTGGAACCAAAAAAGAAGAGGATGAAGCCATCAAACAGATCagtctaaaaaaaaaacttatcaagaaatttaatttcagcCAACACAACCCTTTAAGATCTAAtaatgctctaataccatgttGAGATGTTGAACCAAAAgatagaattcaaattcagaaatactTTGGCTGAaccaagaggaagaagaaaaaatggaaGATCAGATTTTTCAGAAGAACACAGAGCATGAAAGAAACTGATGATTTGCCATTGCACACTGATGAAggatttctatatatatatatatttcatatggtACAAGCTTTTACATCATGCTTTAATAAATGTCAGTCATACTTGTTACAGTAAAAAGCTTCCAAAATGTCCTTAAAACCAGGATCATCAtacattttaaacaaaacacaaataattttcAACTACCACGGCTGACTtggattatttaacaaaaaaatacaaacaagctCAACTTACTAACAGTTTATctaaaaggagaaagaaaagaaccCAGTTATCTACTTTATTCATATCTGAATTTTGATTTATACAAGAGGACAAGGAGAGCTctctctttttctatttttattgttgGAAAAGGATAACAATAACCTAACATTAACAGACATACAAATCTTACTCGGAACTGCTAATCCACAGATAACAAGTACATGAAAGTAGAAAGCATCAGACACAATGGACAAATGaacatagaaataaaaattattatttctacCTATGGGCAACTTGTCGTCCACCAATCAACCATTAATGACAAAACAATCAAAGATGATCAGAAAACATaattcactaatttttttttttaatatttatcacgTTATAGTTCGTTAGCAAAACAcaagagtaaaatagttattttaacaataatattaaaaagtgtataatttattataatctcTCTCATGTTCTATAAACTATCAACATCATCCctacctaaaattttatatttttaaaaagtcacattttctcTCCGAACCTAGGGTTTTTCTTCTTTACCTCTGTGaccatcatcttcatctctaatGACCTTCCCTTTTTATCTTAAACCGTTGTCGTTGACCTACCAAGAAATGCCCAATATTTTTGGTAGAGTGTTTTAAAcgagaaataatataaaataagtaatatttttatagtagTGAAAACGTTTGGGGTAAAAAAGATTAAGCAAATGTATGGGGGTTTAAAGAAAAATTGCCATTGAAAcattaaataaaggaaaaagcctTTAGGCTTACTTTtttgaaaggaaagaaagaaagaaaaacagaagcagagataagaaagagaagaagggaaagggaaagaagagaagaaggaaaaagaaaagaaaaaaaagaaaagagaagaaggaAATAGAAGAGGAATGGATGGGAAAGGAGAAAAAGGTACCCATTTTCCCCTCATTTTagttttaggttttaaattaCTGTTTAAATTGGAGATTTCCAAAATTCTAACATGTTGCTTCAAATTTATGCAAAAAGGTGAGGAAGGAGGAGGGATTCGTAGGAAATTTCAACATCGGCTTTGGGTTTACTCAAATCTATCAGTGGAAAATaaactttgaattgaaattttatttttattttaaatctctGACAAATGATATTATGAATTTCATGGAATCTCTTATAAAGAATAGAATGTTGTGcatgttgttgattttggtTGTGGTAACCATATAGTTAAAGGCCACTTAATCCAATGTTGTGTGTTATTATAGATTTtgaatgttaatttaattaatgttgtaTGTGTGGCTAGAGAGCCAATGTTGTTTAATTTAGTTATGACTTAACtgaaatttggatatttaatgtattgatattttgtatAGCTATAAAGTTGGAAGATATTTAGTTCAGTCCTATGAGTGAAGGAAATCGTCAAGAGTTGATTGATTTGGTGTTGTGTATAGTTGTAGAGCTAAAAGATATTTAGTTCAGTTTTATGGGATTGGAATGGctaaatgttatttgaatttatatattatgagatTTTATAATTGAAGGTTTTATAGTTCAGTTCCATAAAGGATTGAAATTGCTGAATAAATTGTTAATTGATATTGTTTATGGTTGCAGagttaaatatttagttttgttatatGAGAGactaaaatttactaatattatttgaattgatattttgtgaGGTTGTATAGCAAAAGGTTATATTACACAATTTCATGGATGATTGAAATTGctgaataaattattactaatattatgcGTAGCTGTAAAGCTTAAGAATCTTAATTCAATAATGAATGTGACTACGTGGTTAGCCTAACTCAGTGATGGGATGGCCATATTGTTGAATGTTATCAAATTGGTTTTGTAGTTGGATGTAGAGTTAATATAGTTAATTTAGTATGCTGAGAACGTGGCTACTTGATcatgattattttaaatctatTAGTGAGTTACTGTATAATGAATATGGTATTAAAAGATGGTATTGCTCAAATATTCTCAGCAAATGCATACCATGTGATAAATTGTTCTGCCTGTATAGTGTTTTATATCAGGTATGATAGATTTCAGTTGCTCTGCTTGTGTAGTGATTTATGCTAAGTATGACAGATTCCAATTGTTCTACTTGCGTAATGATTTATGTCAGGTATGACGATTCCAGTTGTTCTCGCTATACAATGTTTTATGTCAGGTATGACAGATTTCAATTGTTCTGCTTATATAGTGTTTTATGTCAGGTATAACAAATTTCAATTGTTATGTCTGTATATTTATGTCAGACATGACAAATTTTAGTGTTTTACCCGAGCAAGATTACAAGATGTCGGGTATGACAGTTTTTCCTCGCTCTGCCTATGTAGGTGATACTCAACAGGTATGACAAATTTCTCTTTGAAAATATAAGTGGTGGTGTACAGCTCAAGTTATTGTTTTGGGGAAGGGTTTatattaagaaagaaataaatatgagtTGTTGATAATCagtttttctatttaaatatgATCTTCCCCAAGCATCCTTATCACTAGTGTGACGTTTTCACGAAATTTTAATATGCATAGAACCATTGACAAATCTTGTTGTCAAGAGTATGTtgccaaaggaaaaaaaaagaaaagaaaaatctaaaagtggctacaatttggtttagttgtaattgtagtttgaaaattttatttgggaaaatgttattgtaaatttttagTAAGAACTCCAGTATTAATTCAAGTACAATGTTtcttaataaaacttaattatcaacAATAAATGGTTTTTATTTGTGTGGTGATGGTTCAAACTCTCCTTAGAAATTTAACATCCTGattagttaatatattataaactgTTATATATTcctttatatatacatattcagtTATTCtagaattgttttataaat contains:
- the LOC123213584 gene encoding uncharacterized protein LOC123213584, producing the protein MKAFLRGVGLWHYVKEEKQPPPLGPNPTLNQIRQHEEDVTKTPRALSSLHQGVTDVVFTKIVACETVKELTLSEVVNALKVEDQRRALRRQEENIEGVFSAKTNEKKSNNSPHKKFFGEKKEKWKQAGSESQKSGDKKGRYQPCPHCKKRGHSPNFCWHKPNAKCRICNQFGHVDKVYKSKESSSFQQSQQVQEVEKQNETSEHLFVVSNCDTTEEHSTWLIDSGCSNHMTYEQRSIGEA